A genomic region of Denticeps clupeoides chromosome 9, fDenClu1.1, whole genome shotgun sequence contains the following coding sequences:
- the LOC114796678 gene encoding gamma-crystallin M3-like — protein MGKIIFYEDRNFQGRSYECMGDCADMSSYLSRCHSCRVESGCFMVYDRTNYMGNQYFMRRGDYADYMSMFEWRDSIRSCRMIPMHTGSYRLRIYERENFSGQMHECMDDCESIMDRYRMSNCMSCHVMDGHWLMYEQPHYRGRMCYFRPGEYRSFREMGYSNMRFMSMRRIMDMC, from the exons ATGGGGAAG ATCATCTTCTACGAGGACAGGAACTTCCAGGGTCGCTCCTATGAGTGCATGGGAGACTGTGCTGACATGTCCTCATACCTGAGCCGCTGCCACTCCTGCAGGGTGGAGAGTGGCTGCTTCATGGTCTATGACCGCACCAACTACATGGGCAACCAGTATTTCATGAGGAGGGGTGATTATGCAGACTACATGAGCATGTTTGAATGGAGGGACTCCATCAGATCCTGCCGCATGATACCCATG CACACTGGATCATACAGGTTAAGGATCTATGAGAGGGAGAATTTCAGTGGTCAAATGCATGAGTGCATGGATGACTGTGAGTCCATCATGGACCGCTACCGCATGTCTAACTGCATGTCCTGCCATGTGATGGACGGCCACTGGCTGATGTACGAGCAGCCCCACTACAGAGGCAGGATGTGCTACTTCAGGCCAGGGGAGTACAGGAGCTTCAGAGAGATGGGCTACAGCAACATGAGATTCATGAGCATGAGACGCATAATGGATATGTGTTAA
- the LOC114796723 gene encoding gamma-crystallin M3-like gives MGKIIFYEDRNFMGQSYECMGDCADMSIYLKRCHSCRVESGCFMVYDRAHYMGNQFFMRRGEYADYIRMFGMTDIIRSCRMIPMHTGTFRMRIYERENFLGQMYELMDDCESIMDRYRMSDCQSCNVMEGHWLMYEQPHFRGRMWYFRPGEYRSFREMGYSNMRFMSMRRIMDSCY, from the exons ATGGGCAAA ATCATCTTCTACGAGGACAGGAACTTCATGGGTCAATCCTATGAGTGCATGGGTGACTGTGCTGACATGTCCATCTACCTGAAACGCTGCCACTCCTGCAGGGTGGAGAGTGGCTGCTTTATGGTCTATGACCGCGCTCACTACATGGGTAACCAGTTTTTCATGAGAAGGGGCGAGTATGCAGACTACATTAGAATGTTTGGAATGACTGATATCATCAGGTCCTGTCGCATGATTCCCATG CACACTGGGACCTTCAGAATGAGGATCTATGAGCGAGAGAACTTTCTAGGTCAGATGTATGAGCTGATGGATGACTGTGAGTCCATCATGGACCGCTACCGCATGTCTGACTGTCAGTCCTGCAATGTGATGGAAGGCCACTGGCTGATGTATGAGCAGCCCCACTTCAGAGGCAGGATGTGGTACTTCAGGCCTGGAGAGTACAGGAGCTTCAGGGAGATGGGCTACAGCAACATGAGATTCATGAGCATGAGGCGCATTATGGATTCATGTTActaa